CGATAAGGTTTTGACCAAGTTCATGAACAACCTGATGGTTGACGGGAAAAAATCCGTCGCCGAACGGATCGTTTACAACGCGTTCGACCGCGTTGAAGCCAAACTGAAAAAGTCCCCGCTGGAAGTGTTCCACGAGGGTCTTGATCTGATCAAACCATCCGTCGAAGTGCGCTCGCGCCGCGTCGGTGGTGCCACCTATCAGGTGCCCGTCGAAGTCCGCCCCGAGCGCCGCGAAGCCCTGGCCATCCGCTGGCTGATCGCCGCCGCTAAAAAGCGCAACGAAAACACGATGGAAGAACGCCTTGCCGGTGAAATGCTTGATGCAGTCAACGGTCGCGGCACCGCCGTGAAAAAGCGCGAAGACACCCACAAAATGGCCGACGCG
This portion of the Octadecabacter sp. SW4 genome encodes:
- the rpsG gene encoding 30S ribosomal protein S7 is translated as MSRRHAAEKREILPDAKFGDKVLTKFMNNLMVDGKKSVAERIVYNAFDRVEAKLKKSPLEVFHEGLDLIKPSVEVRSRRVGGATYQVPVEVRPERREALAIRWLIAAAKKRNENTMEERLAGEMLDAVNGRGTAVKKREDTHKMADANKAFSHYRW